A section of the Ovis canadensis isolate MfBH-ARS-UI-01 breed Bighorn chromosome 1, ARS-UI_OviCan_v2, whole genome shotgun sequence genome encodes:
- the C2CD4D gene encoding C2 calcium-dependent domain-containing protein 4D isoform X1: MSEACPALDSISLRTLRLCRPLFPPLKKGLLRRLGPQRRERRQIARCTIAASFTLGSPPFLAQASTLDSDPLGLVEFGLSAPHHRRRRLMWLLEKAGYRVGAAEPRARWAPSSLFPKRRTPSSPCPNVLTPDRIPQFFIPPRLQDPGGPLPHSGGRGLPATCSLPHLAGREGWAFLPESPHTRRRESLFHWPPATPAGGLPPAPSRLHVSAPDLRLCRAPDSDTASSPDSSPFGSPRPGPDRPRPPRPSSLSRLQASSAATSPHASRRAGPPTPPLFHLDFLCCQLRPTQESVLHLEPRGGQLRLSAEYPAGPGRLRLRLVSAEGLPRSQAGPGSGGGGCCVVLRLRPRSRPRGQRSRVVKCSTNPIFNEDFFFDGLGPPDLAAHSLRAKVLDRGAGFRRDVLLGECETPLIALLPPLGGGLCPGASLVPAHLSL, translated from the coding sequence ATGTCCGAGGCCTGCCCAGCCCTGGACTCCATTTCTCTCCGGACCCTCAGACTTTGCCGCCCTTTGTTTCCGCCGCTCAAAAAGGGCCTACTGCGCCGGTTGGGCCCCCAAAGAAGGGAGCGGCGGCAGATCGCCCGGTGTACGATTGCAGCATCATTCACCTTGGGCTCCCCTCCTTTCCTTGCCCAGGCCTCCACGCTGGACTCGGATCCTCTCGGCCTCGTGGAATTCGGGCTTTCAGCACCccaccaccgccgccgccgcctcatgTGGCTCTTGGAGAAAGCTGGCTACCGGGTAGGGGCCGCGGAGCCCAGGGCCCGGTGGGCGCCCTCCAGTTTGTTTCCTAAGCGCCGCACCCCGTCTAGCCCGTGCCCCAACGTCCTCACCCCGGATCGCATCCCGCAGTTCTTCATCCCGCCTCGACTCCAGGACCCAGGTGGCCCGCTGCCCCACAGCGGCGGGCGCGGCCTCCCCGCGACCTGTTCGCTGCCACACCTGGCGGGCCGCGAAGGCTGGGCCTTCCTGCCCGAGAGCCCGCACACGCGCCGGCGCGAGTCCCTGTTCCACTGGCCACCGGCCACCCCCGCCGGCGGGCTGCCCCCCGCGCCGTCCCGCCTGCACGTCTCCGCCCCGGACCTGCGCCTCTGCCGGGCCCCCGACAGCGACACGGCCTCGTCGCCGGATTCGTCGCCCTTCGGCTCGCCGCGGCCAGGCCCCGACCGGCCCCGGCCGCCCCGGCCGAGCTCGCTGTCCCGGCTGCAGGCGAGCTCGGCGGCCACCAGCCCGCACGCCTCGCGCCGCGCGGGACCGCCCACGCCGCCCCTCTTCCACCTCGACTTCTTGTGCTGCCAACTGCGGCCGACCCAGGAGAGCGTGCTGCACCTCGAGCCCCGGGGAGGGCAGCTGCGGCTCTCCGCCGAGTACCCGGCCGGGCCCGGGCGGCTGCGGCTGCGCCTGGTGAGCGCCGAGGGCCTGCCGCGGTCGCAGGCTGGCCCCGGGAGCGGCGGCGGTGGCTGCTGCGTGGTGCTGAGGCTGCGGCCGCGCTCCCGGCCGCGGGGCCAGCGGAGCCGAGTGGTCAAATGCAGCACCAACCCCATCTTCAATGAGGACTTTTTCTTCGATGGGCTCGGCCCGCCGGACCTGGCCGCCCACAGTCTGAGGGCCAAGGTGCTGGACAGGGGCGCAGGATTCCGCAGGGACGTGTTGCTGGGGGAGTGTGAGACGCCCCTGATTGCCCTGCTGCCGCCCTTGGGTGGTGGGCTATGTCCCGGGGCCTCCCTGGTGCCTGCCCATCTCAGCCTGTAG
- the C2CD4D gene encoding C2 calcium-dependent domain-containing protein 4D isoform X2: protein MWLLEKAGYRVGAAEPRARWAPSSLFPKRRTPSSPCPNVLTPDRIPQFFIPPRLQDPGGPLPHSGGRGLPATCSLPHLAGREGWAFLPESPHTRRRESLFHWPPATPAGGLPPAPSRLHVSAPDLRLCRAPDSDTASSPDSSPFGSPRPGPDRPRPPRPSSLSRLQASSAATSPHASRRAGPPTPPLFHLDFLCCQLRPTQESVLHLEPRGGQLRLSAEYPAGPGRLRLRLVSAEGLPRSQAGPGSGGGGCCVVLRLRPRSRPRGQRSRVVKCSTNPIFNEDFFFDGLGPPDLAAHSLRAKVLDRGAGFRRDVLLGECETPLIALLPPLGGGLCPGASLVPAHLSL, encoded by the coding sequence atgTGGCTCTTGGAGAAAGCTGGCTACCGGGTAGGGGCCGCGGAGCCCAGGGCCCGGTGGGCGCCCTCCAGTTTGTTTCCTAAGCGCCGCACCCCGTCTAGCCCGTGCCCCAACGTCCTCACCCCGGATCGCATCCCGCAGTTCTTCATCCCGCCTCGACTCCAGGACCCAGGTGGCCCGCTGCCCCACAGCGGCGGGCGCGGCCTCCCCGCGACCTGTTCGCTGCCACACCTGGCGGGCCGCGAAGGCTGGGCCTTCCTGCCCGAGAGCCCGCACACGCGCCGGCGCGAGTCCCTGTTCCACTGGCCACCGGCCACCCCCGCCGGCGGGCTGCCCCCCGCGCCGTCCCGCCTGCACGTCTCCGCCCCGGACCTGCGCCTCTGCCGGGCCCCCGACAGCGACACGGCCTCGTCGCCGGATTCGTCGCCCTTCGGCTCGCCGCGGCCAGGCCCCGACCGGCCCCGGCCGCCCCGGCCGAGCTCGCTGTCCCGGCTGCAGGCGAGCTCGGCGGCCACCAGCCCGCACGCCTCGCGCCGCGCGGGACCGCCCACGCCGCCCCTCTTCCACCTCGACTTCTTGTGCTGCCAACTGCGGCCGACCCAGGAGAGCGTGCTGCACCTCGAGCCCCGGGGAGGGCAGCTGCGGCTCTCCGCCGAGTACCCGGCCGGGCCCGGGCGGCTGCGGCTGCGCCTGGTGAGCGCCGAGGGCCTGCCGCGGTCGCAGGCTGGCCCCGGGAGCGGCGGCGGTGGCTGCTGCGTGGTGCTGAGGCTGCGGCCGCGCTCCCGGCCGCGGGGCCAGCGGAGCCGAGTGGTCAAATGCAGCACCAACCCCATCTTCAATGAGGACTTTTTCTTCGATGGGCTCGGCCCGCCGGACCTGGCCGCCCACAGTCTGAGGGCCAAGGTGCTGGACAGGGGCGCAGGATTCCGCAGGGACGTGTTGCTGGGGGAGTGTGAGACGCCCCTGATTGCCCTGCTGCCGCCCTTGGGTGGTGGGCTATGTCCCGGGGCCTCCCTGGTGCCTGCCCATCTCAGCCTGTAG